Below is a genomic region from Staphylococcus carnosus.
CTTAATTGATATTCTCTCAATTGTATTTATCCTCTTGTGCATTTCATCCCCAAATATCATATTTGATATTGGTTTTCAATTTTCTTTCTTAATAACATTCTTTATCCTTATTTCATCACCAATTTTAAAGTCTTTAAAAAGTATACAGTCTGTTTTAGCTATTACTTTTATTTCGCAAGTTTCATCTTTTGTTATTAGTGCTTATTATTTTAATCAAATTCAATGGATTGGCTTTTTTTCAAACCTGCTATTTATACCATACTATTCTTTAATACTGTTTCCTCTCGCAATTTTCACTTATCTCTACATTCAATTATTCACCACAAATCACTTTCTTATAAGTTTAATTAATTTCTTTTATTCGTTACACGATCAATATTTAATAAAAATGTTCAAGTATTTTGAGCAGTTGCGTTGGTTTATTGGTGAACTAAATCATGTTTACGTAACTTATATGGTAATTTGGATAATAATTATTGCTTTATTTACTAACAACTTTATCAAAAGTTCTATTATAATTTTTATTATAGGTAGTATTTTAATTACAAAATTAACGACTCAGCCACAAACTAGATTTACAGCATTAAATGTTGGCCAAGGAGATTCTTTTCTTTTTGAAACTAATAATAAACATCGTATTTTAATTGATACTGGTGGGAAAGCTGACAAAGAAGGAGATATTTTTGAATTTGGTAAAGATAAAGAAAAAAATTCTAATTCTATAAGTAAATATCATATTATGCCCACTTTAAAAAAGAGGGGAATTAGTAATTTGGATTATATTATTATTACTCATCCACATGCAGATCATATTGGTGAACTAGAATATTTAATCAATCACATCAAAATCAAAAATATTATTGTAAATTTACAAAGCTATAATAATAAATTGTTATATTCACTTAAAGATATCTGTGATAAAAATCATATCAAATTACTAAATTCTTCCGACATCAACCAAATTACAATCGATGATAATAAAATTCAATTTCTAGATACTTCTTTTAATGAAAGTAAAGATATTTAAATGACCATTCAATTATGGCAATCATTAAAACACGTAAATATAATATACTAACCACTGGTGATGCAACTGTTAAAAATGAATCAAAATTATTAGCTAATTACTTAATTCCTAGAATTGATATTTTGAAAGTAGGCCATCATGGCAGTAAAACAAGTTCTAGTGAAAAGTTTATAAATAGTATCCATCCTCATTATAGCGTTATTTCGAGTGGTAAAAACAACGCATATAAACTTCCAAATAAAGAAGTAATAGGCCGTCTAAATAAAGTAAATTCTCAAATATATAATACTCAAAAAAATGGACAGATAACATTTAATCTAGATGATGAAATACAAGTATTAACAGAACAATAATAAATCATAGTGTGAATATTCTTTCGTAAATGCTATAATTTTAAAGTATGTAATTTGTTGAGAGGTGCTATTTGTGAAAGAAAACATCATTACAATATATGGAGAAGTACCTGAGCTAATCGAAAAAAAATCAAAAGAAATAGTGGATTCTTATTTACAAGAACCCAAGGATGATTTTAATTTTGTTAGCTTTGACCTAGCAGAAACAGAAATCAATATTTGTATTGAAGAAATTCTCACTCTTCCTTTTTTCTCTGATAAAAAAGTCGTTGTTATAAAAAATGCATATTTATTCACTGGAGAAAAAGGACCAAAAGATCTTAACCAAAATACGGACCAATTATTGGAATTTATTCAAAAATACGATGGCCAAACTTTAGTTGTATTTGAAGTTTATAATCCAAAATTGGATGAGCGAAAAAAATTAGTTAAAACTTTAAAAAAAGAAACTAAACTTATTAAAATTGAACAAATGTCTGAAGATGAAATAAAGAATTGGGTTAAAAATGAACTCAATCAACAATACAAAGATATAAAACAAGATGCTTTAAACCTTTTTATTGAACTGACTGGTATTAATTTTAATTTAATTAAACAAGAACTTGAAAAAATGGTTTTATTTTTAGGAGATCGACCTACGATTGTAAAACAAGATGTGGAGACAATAGTTAATAGAAGTTTAGAACAAAATGTGTTTTTATTAACTGATTACATTCAAAAAGGGCAAAAATCAGAAGCCATTAATTTAGTTAATGACTTAATTATTATGAAAGAAGAACCTATCAAATTGTTGGCCTTAATTACAAGCAATTTCAGATTGTATTATCAATGTAAAATCCTAGCAAATAAAGGTTATAGTCAACAGCAAATTGCTAAAACAGTCGGGGCGCATCCATTTCGTGTTAAGCTTGCCCTTAGAACATCTCGTCAATATGAATTAAGGCAATTAATGAGTATAATAAATGCCTGTGCTGAGACTGATTACAAACTTAAGTCTTCATATATGGATAAACAACTGATTTTAGAATTATTTATCTTATCAATATAAAAAAAGTTCAAGCGATTGCTTGAACTTTTTCATTATTTGTCTGCGCTCATTAATTGTGATTTAATGCGGTCAGCTTTGTTATTGTGGATTAAGTTAGCTTGAGCTGTTTTATCTACTTTCTTAACAGCAACACGTACTAATTCTTGTTTGTTATCAGCATTTTCAGCGATAGCTGCTTTTGCATGTTTCACTGCTGAACGCATGTCATTTTTTTGAGAAATATTTCTTGCTTCAGCTGTTTCATTTGTTCTTACACGTTTAATAGCAGATTTAATATTTGGCATTGAATGTCACCTCCTAAAAGTGATCTATGCTCATCAAATAAATATTTGATTACAACAAGAAATATTTTATCAAATGTACTATTAAACTGCAATCATTTATTTTAACTATGGGTTTCAAGATGACGTAATTTAAAGTAAAATAGAGACTAATGATGGCAATTCTTAATAGATTAAGATAAGTTGCATTAAATACGTAAACACGTTATTATATCAAAGATATCATACATAACGGTCTATTGAATAATACGAAAGTGAGTAGATAGAATGAACAATGAAGAACGTTTAGAACGTCAAAAAAATATACGAAATTTTTCTATCATTGCACATATTGACCACGGAAAGTCGACATTGGCTGATAGAATTTTAGAAAATACAAAAAGTGTAGAAACTAGAGATATGCAAGCGCAATTACTAGACTCAATGGATTTAGAGCGTGAGCGCGGTATTACAATTAAATTAAATGCAGTAAAGCTTAAATATGAAGCTAAAAATGGAGAATCTTATATTTTCCACTTGATTGATACACCAGGACACGTCGATTTTTCCTATGAAGTGTCACGTTCATTAGCAGCATGTGAAGGAGCTATTCTCGTTGTTGATGCTGCTCAAGGCATTGAAGCTCAAACATTAGCAAATGTTTATCTTGCTTTAGATAATGATTTAGAACTGCTTCCTGTCGTGAATAAAATCGATTTGCCAGCTGCAGAACCAGAACGTGTCAAACAAGAATTAGAAGACGTAATAGGTATAGATCAAGATGATGTGGTTCTTGCAAGTGCAAAATCAAACATTGGTATCGATGAAATTTTGGAAAAAATAGTTGAAACTATTCCAGCACCAAGCGGAGACCCATCTGCACCACTTAAAGCACTAATCTTTGATTCGGAATATGATCCATACAGAGGGGTTATTTCATCTATACGAATTGTAGATGGTGTGGTTAAAGCTGGAGATAAAATAAAAATGATGGCAAGCGGTAAAGAATTTGAAGTTACTGAAGTCGGTATTAATACACCTAAACAATTACCAGTTGATGAATTAACAGTAGGTGATGTAGGTTATATCACTGCAAGCATAAAAAATGTAGATGATTCACGTGTAGGTGACACTATTACACACGCTGACCAACCGGCAGAACAACCTTTAAAAGGTTATAAAAAAATGAATCCAATGGTTTATTGTGGTTTATTCCCAATCGATAATAAAAAATATAATGATCTTCGAGAAGCTTTAGAAAAGTTGCAATTAAATGATGCCTCACTTGAGTTTGAACCAGAAACTTCACAAGCATTAGGTTTTGGTTTCCGTACTGGATTCTTAGGCATGTTGCATATGGAGATAATTCAAGAACGTATTGAAAGGGAGTTTGGAATTGAATTAATTGCAACGGCTCCATCTGTAATATATGAATGTATCTTAAAAAATGGAGACAAGGTTATTGTAGATAATCCTTCTAAAATGCCTGAAAGAGACCAAATCGAAGAAATATATGAACCTTATGTTCGAGCGACTATTATGGTGCCGAATGATTATGTAGGGGCAGTAATGGAACTATGTCAACGTAAACGTGGGCAATTTATTAATATGGACTACTTGGATGATATTCGTGTAAATATCATATATGATATACCTTTATCTGAAGTCGTATTTGACTTTTTTGACCAAATTAAATCAAACACTAAAGGGTATGCATCTTTTGATTACGAATTAACAGGCTATAAAGAAAGTAATCTAGTTAAAATGGATATACTTCTCAATGGAGATAAGGTAGATGCATTAAGTTTTATTGTGCATAAGGAATTTGCGTATGAACGTGGTAAAGCCTTAGTAGAGAGGTTAAAAACGTTAATTCCACGACAACAATTCGAAGTACCTGTACAAGCCGCTGTAGGTCAAAAAATAGTTGCTCGTACAAATATAAAATCAATGGGTAAAAATGTATTATCTAAATGTTATGGTGGGGATATTAGCCGTAAACGTAAACTATTAGAAAAACAAAAAGCCGGTAAAGCTAAAATGAAAGCAGTCGGAAATGTTGAAATTCCTCAAGATGCCTTTTTAGCTGTATTAAAAATGGATGAAGATTAATAAAAGGTTGGGGCGATTTACATGTCCCACCTTTTTATTTTGAAGTTCAATCCCTAAGGAGTTAAAAAATGGAAACCAAAAGTGCTTATATTCATATTCCATTTTGTGTGCGAATATGTACATATTGCGATTTCAATAAGTATTTTATTCAAAATCAACCTGTGGACGAATATTTAAATTGTTTAATCAAGGAATTAAGTCAACCAAATAAGAAAGAATTAAATACAATGTTTGTCGGCGGCGGAACACCGACAGCTTTAAGTACTCAACAATTAGAAAAATTATTAAAAGCTATTAATGATAATTATATTATTAAAAATGAATATACATTTGAAGCAAATCCTGATGAGCTAACAAATGAAAAAGTGCAATTATTAAAAGATTATGGTGTCAATCGCCTTTCTATGGGGGTACAAACATTCGATCAATCTTTATTAAAAATACTTGGTAGAACACATAATACAAATGATATTTACCAAGCAGTGAATCTAGCAAACAAATTTGATATTAATTCAATTAGTTTAGATTTAATGTATCATTTACCTGGACAAACAATACATCAATTTGAAGAAAGTTTAGATATAGCATTATCAATGGATATTAATCATATTTCAAGCTATGGTTTAATTCTTGAACCCAAAACACAATTTTACAATATGTACAGAAAAGGTAAATTAAAACTGCCTAATGAAGATTTGGGAGAAGAAATGTATGATTTACTCCTTGATAAAATTCAAAATTCAAATATGCACCAGTATGAAATTTCAAATTTTAGCCAAGTCAATCATGAATCAGAACATAATAAAGTTTATTGGAAAAATGAATATTACTATGGGTTTGGCGCAGGTGCAAGCGGATATGTAGATGGTGTAAGATATTCTAATGTTAACCCAGTTAATCATTATATTAAAAAAATTAAAAATGGAGAAAAACCAATTCTTCAGTCTACAATACCTAATTTTAAAGAACAAATTGAAGAACAAATGTTTTTAGGACTAAGAATGAACAAAGGTGTTTCCAAAAAAACATTTGAAAATAGATTTGATAAACGCCTTGATGATATCTATTCAAATGAATTAAATGATTTGATTAGCAAAGGATTAATCGAAGATAAAGGTGAATATGTCAAATTGACTGAAAGAGGAAAAGTAATAGGAAATGAAGTCTTCGAGGCTTTTTTGATTGATTAAAAAGAACATTTTTCACTACTAATGCTTTAACATTGACTTACTTTGACCAATTTGATAAATTATAATTAGCACTTGAGAGAAGAGAGTGCTAATGAGGTGGAAACATGATTACCAATAGACAACAAAGCATTCTGAATGCCATTGTTGAAGATTATGTTGATTATGGTTTGCCTGTGGGATCTAAAACAGTAATTGAAAGACACCAAGTAAATGTAAGTCCGGCGACAATTCGAAATGAAATGAAAATTTTAGAAGGTATGGGATTGATTGAAAAAGCCCATGCTTCTTCCGGTAGATCGCCATCGATTAAAGGTTTTAGGTACTATGTGGACCAATTGTTGGAAAATACTTCTCCTCGGACAGAATTTAATAATCAGCGTCTCAATAAACTTTTAGCTGATTATAATTACAATTTATCAAATGCATTGAGCGTTTATGCAAATGAATTGTCAATGTCAACTAAATATACTACGTTGATTATGAAACCGAATCAGTCGAAAGATTTAATAACTGATGTTCATTTATTTAACACAGTTGCTCATTTAGTTATAATGGTAATTGTGTTTGAATCAGGCAATGTAGAACACCTGCAATTAGCAGTCCCTGAAAAAATTTCTAAAAATCGGTTAGTTCAAATAGCTAACTATATTAAGAGTATATTTAATGCTGATATGAGAAATGATTTTTCAGATGAGACATTTATGCATTCAAATGACTATTTGATTGTTAATCAATTAATCGATTTGTTAAATCAACGATTAAATGATATTACTACTGATATTTTTTTTGGTGGTAAAGCGAATTTAATAGATACTTTGAATGAACAAAATGTTAACTCTATCCAACAAATTCTTCAATATTTAGAGTCCAATAAGATATTGAAATTATTTGAAGATGATAATCACTCTGGTATCGATGTAAAAATCGGTCAAGAAATTGATAATGGTTTAGAAGATATTTCGATTATTCTAAGCGATTATCACATTGACAATCATCTTAAAGGGCACGTAGCAGTTATTGGACCGACAGCTATGCGTTATCAAAATGTGATTCAATTACTATATAAAGTCTAGTAATTAAGTAGTATTGGAGGACAGAAAATGACAGAAAAAGATCAATCAGTTAATAATGAAGAATTTGCTGAAAAAGAAGATAACACAGCAAAAGATTCGAATACTGACGAACAAATTGAAAAAACTGCAAGTGAAGATGATGTACAAAATGATTCTTCAGCAGTTGATGACAAAGAAAAAGAAATCCAACAATTAAAAGAAGAAGTAAACGAACAAGAAGAAAAGTATTTACGTCTTTACGCAGAATTTGAAAATTACAAAAGACGTATTCAAAATGAAAATCAAACATTAAAAACTTATCAAGCTCAGTGTGTTCTAACAGATATCCTTCCTACAATCGATAATATAGAACGTGCGCTTCAAATTGAAGGTGAGGATGAATCATTTAAATCTCTTCAAAAAGGAGTTCAGATGGTTTATGAAAGCTTATTGAGAGCTTTAGAAGAAAACGGTTTAGAAAAAATTGAAGCTGTTGGTCAGCAATTTGATCCAAATTTCCATCAAGCAGTTATGCAAGATGAAGATGATTCGTTTGAATCAAATGCTGTTACTCAAGAACTTCAAACTGGTTATAAGTTGAAAGATCGTGTATTACGACCTTCAATGGTAAAAGTAAACCAATAATAATTTTTATAATTAACTATACAACAAATGAAAATAGGAGGAATTTTTAGTTATGGGTAAAATTATAGGTATTGACTTAGGTACAACAAATTCTTGCGTGGCTGTTTTAGAAGGCGACGAACCTAAAGTTATTCAAAATCCAGAAGGTGCTCGCACAACTCCATCAGTTGTAGCATTCAAAAACGGCGAAACACAAGTAGGTGAAGTTGCTAAACGTCAAGCAATCACAAATCCTAATACTATCCAATCTATTAAACGTGAAATGGGTACTGATTACAAAGTAGACGTTGATGGAAAAAATTATACACCACAAGAAATTTCAGCAATGATTTTACAAAACTTAAAAAGCACTGCTGAAAGCTATTTAGGTGATAAAGTAGATAAAGCCGTTATTACAGTTCCAGCTTATTTTAATGATGCTGAGCGTCAAGCAACAAAAGATGCTGGTAAAATCGCAGGTCTAGAGGTAGAACGTATTATTAATGAACCAACTGCCGCAGCTTTAGCATATGGTCTAGATAAAACTGAACAAGACGAAAAAGTATTAGTATTTGACCTTGGTGGCGGTACTTTCGACGTTTCTATTCTTGAATTAGGAGATGGCGTATTCGAAGTATTATCTACTGCTGGTGACAATAAATTAGGTGGCGATGATTTCGACCAAGTTATTATTGACTACCTTGTTGAAGAATTCAAAAAAGAAAATGGTATCGACTTATCTCAAGATAAAATGGCGTTACAACGTTTGAAAGATGCTGCTGAAAAAGCTAAAAAAGATTTGTCTGGTGTCTCTCAAACTCAAATTTCATTACCATTTATCTCAGCGGGAGAAAGTGGTCCATTACACTTAGAAATTACATTAACTCGTTCTAAATTTGAAGAGTTATCAGATGAATTAGTACGTCGTACTATGGGGCCAACTCGTCAAGCATTAAGCGATGCTGGTTTATCAAGTAATGATATTGATGAAGTAATATTAGTTGGTGGTTCAACTCGTATTCCAGCTGTACAAGAAGCTGTTAAAAAAGAAGTTGGAAAAGAACCAAATAAAAGTGTTAACCCAGATGAAGTTGTTGCAATGGGTGCAGCTATCCAAGGCGGCGTGATTTCTGGCGATGTTAAAGACGTAGTATTATTAGACGTTACACCATTATCATTAGGTATTGAAATCATGGGCGGACGTATGAACACATTAATCGAAAGAAATACAACTATCCCAACATCTAAATCACAAGTATACTCAACTGCTGCAGATAACCAACCTGCTGTTGATATTCATGTATTACAAGGTGAACGCCCAATGGCATCTGACAATAAAACATTAGGAAGATTTTCATTAACTGATATTCCACCAGCTCCACGTGGTGTTCCTCAAATCGAAGTAACTTTCGATATTGATAAAAACGGTATCGTTAATGTAACTGCTAAAGATTTAGGAACTAATAAAGAGCAAAACATTACTATCGAATCAAGTTCTGCTTTATCAGATGATGAAATCGATCGCATGGTTAAAGATGCTGAACAAAATGCTGAAGAAGATAAAAAACGTCGTGAAGAAAGTGACCTTAGAAATGAAGCAGACAGCTTAGTATTCCAAGTTGATAAAACTCTAAAAGATTTAGGTGATAATGTTTCTGAAGATGACAAAAAACAAGCTGAAGATAAAAAAGAAGCATTAAAATCAGCACTTGAAGGTCAAGATTTAGAAGACATTAAAACTAAAAAAGAAGAACTTGAAAAAGTCGTTCAAGAACTATCTATGAAAGTTTATCAACAAGCTCAACAAGGCGATGCTGCAGGTTCAAATCAAAGCGACGTTGAAGATGCTGAGTACACTGAAGTTAAAGACGATGATGATAAAAAAGACAATAAATAATTGATTTTCATATCAATTTTTAAAGCTGCAATAAAATAGAATATTCTTTGCGGCTTCTTGAATTAAAATTTAAGTCAAAGCCAATGAACAATTGGCTTTGACTTTTTATTATTTAACCAACTATACTTTATAAGTGTAAAAATTGAAAAATGTATTTAATAGATAAGGAGAGATCACAGTGGCAAAAAGAGACTATTATGAAGTCTTGGGTGTCAGCAAAGATGCGTCAAAAGACGAAATCAAAAAAGCTTACCGTAAATTGTCCAAAAAATATCACCCAGATATTAACCAAGAAGAAGGCGCCGAAGAAAAATTTAAAGAGATATCAGAAGCTTATGAAGTATTGAGTGATGAAAATAAGCGTGCTAATTATGACCAATTCGGCCACGATGGTCCCCAAGGTGGTTTTGGAGGACAAGGATTTGGTGGCGGCCAAGACTTTGGTGGTTTTGGTGGCGGCTTCGAAGATATATTCAGCTCATTCTTTGGCGGAGGTGCACAACGAGACCCTAATGTACCACGCAAAGGTGATGATTTACAATATACAATGACGGTAACCTTTGAAGAAGCTGCATTTGGTACTGAAAAAGAAATTTCTATTCGTAAGCAAGTAAAATGTGAGACTTGCGATGGATCTGGTGCTAAACCAGGTTCTAAGAAAAAAACTTGCCATTATTGTAATGGTTCAGGTCATGTTTCAGTAGAGCAAAATACTATTTTGGGACGTGTAAGAACTGAAAAAGTTTGTCCTGTTTGTAATGGAACAGGAGAAGAAATAGAAGAACCTTGTCCAACATGTCATGGTAAGGGAACTGAAACTAAAAATGTTAAAATTAAAGTTAAAGTACCAGAAGGTGTTGACAATGACCAACAAATCCGTTTAGCTGGTGAAGGCGCTCCAGGTCACAATGGCGGACCTCAAGGTGACTTATACGTTGTATTCCGTGTGGAACCTTCTGATACTTTCGAACGTGAAGGTGACGATATTTTCTATAACTTAAACGTCAGCTTCCCTCAAGCTGCTTTAGGAGATGAAATCAAAGTTCCTACCTTGAAAGGGCATGTTATGCTAAGTGTTCCTGAAGGTACTCAAAATGGCAAACAATTCCGTATGAAAGAAAAAGGTATTAAGAATGTTCATGGTTATGGATATGGTGATTTATTTATCAATATTAATGTAGTAACACCTACAAAATTAAATGATAAACAAAAATCTATAATGCGCGAATTTGCAGAAGTAAGCGGTGAAGAAATCACTGAGCAACCAACTAATTTCAAAGAACGAGCTCGTAGATTCTTTAAAGGAGAATAGATACCTATGAACTGGATGGAAGTTTCAATTGTTATTAATCATGAAGTACAAGAGTTTGTAACGAGTATACTTGAAGAAAATGAATCTAATGGAGTAGTAATTGAAGACTCTAAAGATTTAGATGGAGAATTAGCCGATAAATTCGGTGAGATTTATGAACTAGACCCAAATGATTATCCTGATACAGGCGTTCGTGTTAAAGCTTATTTTAATGAAATAGATTATTCTGAAGAGCTTAAAAATCAGCTTTTACGTAATATACAAGAACTTGCAGAACTAGATAAAAATATTTTTGATTATAATGAACAAATAATAAAAGAATCCGACTGGGAAAATGAATGGAAAAATTATTTTCATCCTTTTAAAGCATCTAAAAACTTTACAATAGTACCTAGTTGGGAAACTTATCAAAAAGAAAGTGATTCTGAACTTTGTATAGAATTAGATCCTGGTATGGCATTTGGTACTGGTGATCATCCAACTACAAGTATGTGTTTAAATGCTATAGAACAATATGTAAAACCAAGTGACAGTGTGATCGATGTAGGTACTGGCTCAGGAATCTTAAGTATCGCTTGCCACTTGCTTGGTGTAAGACATATTAAAGCTGTCGATTTGGATGAATTAGCTGTAAGAGTAGCTAAAGAAAATTTCGAAAAAAATTCATGTGAAAATGCAATTGAAACGACAACCGGCAATTTATTAAAAGGTGAAACAAATAAATATGATGTTGTTATTGCAAATATCTTAGCTCATATTATTGAAGAAATGATAGAAGACGCTTATAATACTTTAAATGAAGAGGGTCGCTTTATCACTTCAGGTATTATTATAGAGAAGAGCGATGAAATAATTGAACATATGAAGCGTGTAGGTTTCAATATCATTTCTATTAATCACGACAACGGTTGGGCATGTATCGTTGGAGAGAAAGTGAGCAATTAATATGCAAAGATATTTTATAAATCAAAACGCTGATATAAATCAGCGTTTTTTTATTACTGAAAAAGAAGATATTCACCATATTAGTAC
It encodes:
- the dnaJ gene encoding molecular chaperone DnaJ codes for the protein MAKRDYYEVLGVSKDASKDEIKKAYRKLSKKYHPDINQEEGAEEKFKEISEAYEVLSDENKRANYDQFGHDGPQGGFGGQGFGGGQDFGGFGGGFEDIFSSFFGGGAQRDPNVPRKGDDLQYTMTVTFEEAAFGTEKEISIRKQVKCETCDGSGAKPGSKKKTCHYCNGSGHVSVEQNTILGRVRTEKVCPVCNGTGEEIEEPCPTCHGKGTETKNVKIKVKVPEGVDNDQQIRLAGEGAPGHNGGPQGDLYVVFRVEPSDTFEREGDDIFYNLNVSFPQAALGDEIKVPTLKGHVMLSVPEGTQNGKQFRMKEKGIKNVHGYGYGDLFININVVTPTKLNDKQKSIMREFAEVSGEEITEQPTNFKERARRFFKGE
- the prmA gene encoding 50S ribosomal protein L11 methyltransferase, coding for MNWMEVSIVINHEVQEFVTSILEENESNGVVIEDSKDLDGELADKFGEIYELDPNDYPDTGVRVKAYFNEIDYSEELKNQLLRNIQELAELDKNIFDYNEQIIKESDWENEWKNYFHPFKASKNFTIVPSWETYQKESDSELCIELDPGMAFGTGDHPTTSMCLNAIEQYVKPSDSVIDVGTGSGILSIACHLLGVRHIKAVDLDELAVRVAKENFEKNSCENAIETTTGNLLKGETNKYDVVIANILAHIIEEMIEDAYNTLNEEGRFITSGIIIEKSDEIIEHMKRVGFNIISINHDNGWACIVGEKVSN